The following is a genomic window from Fundulus heteroclitus isolate FHET01 unplaced genomic scaffold, MU-UCD_Fhet_4.1 scaffold_78, whole genome shotgun sequence.
aatgtaaaaaagttaaatgatcAATCGATTGATTTATCTCTCTGGCTGAAGTAGTTTTCAAAGTTTTCAATGTTTAAAGTTGCACAGATatcaatatttaatattttattgcttAATACTTTCTTAGTTAATATTTTAGGAAGTGGATATTTTTGTAACTTGTTACTGGGctgaaaaaaatggataaaaagatgtttattatttgCTATAAATATTTCAGGCTGAAGTAGTTTTAAAAGATTAACATGTCTGAAGTAGAAAAAAGCAGTGAATAATAAATATCCTTACAGCATTACATGAGAAGCTGacaatttttgcttttattgacAGATGCATtaagcaagtttatttataaagcacttttcagtaacgagATGATGCTGTGCATGAACGAAACCATAACAAAAATGATTTTAGGATTTTAAAGGACCTTAAGGTATTATCTCCCTCTTTAAAGAGACTTTTGACGgctgtttgttttaatatatttataataaaagcCGCACTCACCTCTAACCTGTTGTCTAGCAGCTTTCATTTTAGGCTGGATAAAGTAAAATCTTTTGGATCCATGGTTGTCAAACTGTATTACAGTTATTCAGATGAAATGGAGGGCAAAATAACTGAGATGTAGAGCtaaactgccaaaaaaaaaaagagtaattcAAGCACAATAATCTTTGCTTCAAGCAGATATTCTTCAAAGGTGAAGTGCAGCAGAGAAAAATATGAGGTCCTTTTAGAAAGTGAACCAAGAACAAGTGCTCATGGCTGAAGATGGAAGTTGGCTCAAGAAATAACATCAAACCCAACTTGGCTGCTTTCTGATTTCACGTCAGAAAACCGACAGGATTCACCAGTTGTTCTCCGTGACCAGgccaaatataataaaaataaataaataaaaaactaagtTAGGTACTActcagcattttattcattcaacaaTTAAGTACAATTTTTCTAAAAAgaggttgtattttcttttctggccttttattttgttacagcTGGAACAAAATTTAGCTTGAGGCGATTTAAACTTTAGttcaggatggatggatggttagaCAGATTGATGGCATAactggttggatggatggatgttaggAGGAATTGATGGATGTGTTcataaaaggttaaataaacTGATGAAAAACATATTACTATAAAGAATTACCTGTTAATTTTATATGtggaggaaaaatacaaaacaaagtaGATATATGTGCAAATTTTGATTATGGTAACTGGTAACtgtttttttgaagaaaagtcattttaaagaagctgaaaaacaaatgtatgtatttttgtGATCATTTAGTTATGAAATGTTCTTTCCTGATCTGGAAAATACTGGAATTCAAATGTAGACTTTTCCAGGTAGTGCAggaaccctgtttttttttttttttgtttgtttgttttttttaaatagataaatTCTTTCAATCTTCTCCCGTTTCTCATGCTAAAACAAGAAACAGGAGAAGATTGAAGTTTTTAGAGGATGGCTTTCACTGTTGAAATGAGGGCGCAGTGGTGGAGCTTCATTTCTGCTGCAGGGTATTTCAGCGTTTGTCTTTTCTCCCATCTTCCAGCTCAGCAACAGGCCCACAGTTGAGGAGCTGAGGGAGGCCAAGATCCTCATCCGATTCAGCGACTACGTGGAAGTCGCTGAGGCTCAGGACTACGACAGGAGAGCAGACAAGCCATGGACCCGGCTGACGGCAGCCGATAAGGTCCGTTTGAAGCAGAAACTCAAAACAGAACTGAAGGATTTATCCCGTTCCAAAAAtcttctgtttgctttttttttttttttttttgtaacacttCAAATTAAAGTCATTTAGATAACGGACAAAGATCATCTGAGTAAatgcaaaaagcagtttttctaAAACGATTTCATTCATTAGGTGAAACCGCTACCCATAACCACCTGGTGCCTTATGAATTAGAAGTAATTGGTTTCCCAAACTTGGTCGGCAAAACCCGCTATTTAGTGTTTGCAAAAATCTTgtattgttttacattgttgcGTAGGTATTCCGCCCCCCATCTTCTTTGCAGAGCTGGTCATTGTAACACATCAGAGGGAACTGGAACATGAACAGCCTGTTTAAATTCATGCTAGACAAcctctagactttgactaggtcactTCGTAACTTtaattttggtttctgtgagcCATTCAGAAGTGGACATGCTGGTTAACTTGTCCGTCGCATAAACCAAGTGCTCCTGATCTCAATCTCACAAACTGATGGTTCGCTCTtcacctcctggatgagtcagtGCCCGAGTAAATAAACTTTGGTAGACCAGCAGTTCTTAAGGAGGTTCATCCCTGTTCTATGTTTTCTGTGGTCAGTTGTGCTCCCAAAGCCGTAGAAATTGTAACATTTGTtacctttccagactgatgcATGCCTGAccttttctcatctgttcttgaatctCTTTAGATTGGGGTTTTGATgcattgctttttttatatgtttttgccTATTTACTGATGTCACACtggttctgttttaaataatttcttgatCCTACAGGTCAGGCAGTAAAATCAGGCTTGGGGGAAATTGAACTCAGTAAAAAACCCTGTGGTTAATCACAATTGATTTgcaattaaaaaaggaaacaattaCTTCTTCACACAGACTCTTCAcacaggttggtttggatactTTATTCCCTCATTATGAAATAAATCAAGCCTTTGAACTaagctgctttttgtatttactcaggttacaTCCATTTAttagtttgatctgaaacattcgttacaaaaaaaatccaaccagAGCCGATCTGTAAGGGTACCAATACTTTGCAGCACTGTTTAATTAAACCTGTATTGATTGTACTGCATTTATTACTTTTGTCTTTTCCTCAGGCTGCCATCAGAAAAGAGCTTAATGAGTTTAAAAGCACAGAGATGGAGGTGCACGAGTCGAGCCGCCATCTGACCAGGTTTGTGAAACAAATGAAACGGTTCCAACGCGCGGCCGCTGTTGCCACGCTCGGCTTTTATCAGTTCGCGTTTCACCTCGTCAGCCTCTAGCTGCTGACTCTGGGCTCGATTGGGAAACCATAATTAAAGGCAGCCAAGCATTAAACGTTTCAATCATCTTCCCAACTGGAATGTCCTACCCAGACACGCCGAAAGCTAAATTATGTTCTGCTGTGGGAGAGGAGCGGCAGGATTTGCCAGTACACAGACGCCTCTGCTAACCCAAAAATGCAGATCAGGCCGCAGGAATTTTAGGCAGTTTGAGAGGAATGCTGCTATAATTTCAACTGGATATTTGCTTCGGGACCCGTTCCCAGAAGTAAACCGAGTATTCTGAGCCCACGGTCAACAAAGATTGCTGACTTGGGGCCTTAACGGCGTCCCGTTTCATTTCTGTGatggagataaaaaaataaaaaaactctttcCTTCTGCTACTTCTCGATTTTGATTTCCTTCTTTCAAATTTAACAGTTGATAACAAGTGACTTTGGTTGAAATATTCCCCAACAAAGTAGGCTGCCCCTTTAAAAAGCCAATGTCTTTTTTCTTTGGGGGGGTTGCTAAAAGGAATAGTTTTCTAAAGTTTTAATACTTTGTTTTCTTGAACTGTGGATTTTTAGttgtgatacaaaaaaaaatatcttagaACTTTGGATAAAATATATGCagcaaaaaatggaaaatgtatagttaaaaaaaaaagtattaataaagATCTTAAGCTCTATTGAGTTGTAAGCCACACAGCAGAGCTGTCTTTAAAAGTGGCTCTAGACTATGAGAAGCGCCATATCCATATTATTGGTTTATCCAATTATTCCATCAGTTTTtatgttggggttttttttgtttttgtttttttgcattgcaCCACACCTGGATTTCTGTTTGGACTCCAGAAATGTCTAACACGCAGTTGTCCAACGTGCGGCCCGCGGGCCATTAGGGACCACCAGGGTGGTTCTAGCCAACCTACGACAGCAGTTTAATAATCGTAGAGCAGGTGGTTGATGCATGGAATCTTTTTATGCTTTCcatttaataacaaaaacatttaaggatATCTTATGCTTCAGTAgtttatttcataaaaatattttaagtttattgttgagcagttttaaaaaatatttttacattgttaatctaaaaaaaataattactttcaACCTGCATACATTGACCAGGTGCAAACAAATTTTTGGACACTTAGTTATTTAACCCGACTGTTCTCATAGATGTATATTAATATATGGGCAGGAGCCTTAGAAAAACCTTAAAAcccaacattttaaattagatcCTGTAAGGAACAGGAAGACTGGAGTCAAGCCAGGACTGCAGCtagttcatgttttttaattaactttGATCTAAACACATTGCTATTAAAACATGGGTCAGTCTTTAGGAGGAACATAAACCTATGCCTTGGCCGGAAGTTGTACTTGAACAAACTAAATCTTTACATCTGGTGGATTTGCTTTGTGAACTTCAAGGAGCGGTCAAACTTCCCGCTAGGATTTCTGATGAAAGAACTATTGAGAGAGGCTGAAAAGGCGCGTTGGAAAAGTCTCAAGGTGTCTGGCACGGTGGGGTTGAGGCGGGGATGCTGCTGCAGCCGCCACTGAGGCGGGGCCTGCTCTGGCTACCATTAGGGGGTCTGTCAGTTCGCCCAGTGGGGGTGCGTTCACAGCGTCCCTAATCCGACAGGTGGGCTTGGGGTGTGGGGTGGCACAGGTCCCTATATGATATCCATGAAACGCCAAGAAAGGAAtgcacaaagaaaagaaaaaaaaaatcatgcatcactgctctgttaaaaaaaaaaaagtcccatgATGATAGCATCATTGGAGGAAATTTGTCCCTCTGGATTCACACGATGGACCTGAAACTGTATATTAAGGCAATTTATACAAAAACAGCGTTGCTTTATTTACAAGCAACTCCTTCAGTGTGGAAAAGTGTCTATGGTATTTAACATTATGGCGTCTTGAACTCTGGCTAAAACCAGAGACTTCtcaactatttacatgcaagcCAAGTATAAGGGAATCCTATTTCTCAGGGGAACATTTCAACTCTTTGTCTTAGAATTAAGAACGAGATAACAGGAAAACTAGTAGTTACAGatgaaaaaacataatttacacACTGTTAATGCAACATAATAAAGCAgcaatgtgttttttccccctctctaaACCATGTTTACATTTCCTCTTGCAGGTTTCATCGGCCGTAATCAGCACAGTTCCACTCCAGCCATGTTTTTATACCGTTACCTGCTGATCGGCATCAACCCATTTGAGTCAGGAGACGGGGGGGGGCAAAAACTTTCAGATAGGAGAGTGTGGgggcaaaaaacacaaacaaactcaAAACTGTTGTTTTCCCTCAGCGGGAATTTTAATGACTTCTTGATATTCAAAAGCTTTTAACTGTCATTTTTTATGATGAAAAGAAGGAAGTATTTTATTTAGCcacatttctgatgtttggagaTCCGTGACAAGTTTGTGGAAGAAAACagggattttgtttttgtttttaattttttttgttcactcaATCCTGAAACTTGAGCCAAACTGAAATCAGAATTGAAAACCAAAAGTAATCCCAgatatctgatttttttttttttttttaacacatcacAGAGTTCAGTCATCTGCTGTGTCACTGTGCCTACAGTGTTGTTTACAAATCATTTTGAGTTgccaaatgacattttaaaattgaatATTAGATATTGACACAGTAAAGAGTCCCTGAACTCTGCCACACGTTTAACTGGCTGGGACCGGCCTTTTTAGAGAACAAAACCCAGGAAACCTGCCACCTTACAGCTCAAACTGAATCCACAAATTTGTACTTCTGACTGTATTATTGAGGATTTAtttaactgtgtgtgtgtgagtacaAGTGCGAGAGTCGGTATTCCTGCTGCCTCTTATGTTTTGAAACTGTTGTGAGAGGAAAATATTCTCAGACTTTAAAGAGGATGTATATAAAATGAAAGGATTTTCAAATGTTCCTTTTTGTAAATGGAGAACTGCATGTTGATACTAATTTATTGTGAGTCTTCGATGATGTAtggcattttttaaacaaaaggaaacttattaaaaaaaatcgtaAGTTCGTGTGTCTTTTGTGATTTGTACGAGTAAGAAATCCGCATCCCGAGTGTCGTGTCTGGCCGCCGTTTGCGGCCTTCGTCCCAACTTCACGGTCCTTCCCGCCAAAGTTGGCCCCGTTCTCCGAATCGGGTTCTGATATCCTTATCAAAAAAAGGCCCctgatgagtttttttttttaaattgagtcCAGCAGAAATCCTCCCAGAGTGCATATAATCCTTCAGTCTCTTGGTAAGAGGAGGTAGGATTCCTGGTGGATCCGGTAGAGCATCTCGCCTCCAGCTGCTGTTCTCTGGCTCCTCACAGCTACACGGCATGATTCGGGTTGCCGCAGTATTTTTGCCACAAATCGATGGCTTTGGTGACGATGGCGTCTGTGTTTTCCTGAGGTATCTACAACAGACAGATTGGATCTTACTTAGAggcaaggtaagtttatttctGTAGCACATTTCATACACAATCATAAGTCAATGTGtttactggaaaataaaaagaacagtaaaacaagtaTAGCAACTTATTGCCTGAACTGTGTAAATTTACACAATTTAAAAGGTCTGATTTAGGCATTTAGTGCTTGTCTATTTTTATCAATAGTTTTGACAACATTCAGTAGCTAAATTGTGATATATGTAGTCCTTATAAACTGAATATAAATTCTTCTAAACcagctgatttttttccccctctgatcatattttcttcctGTCAAACTAGTCTATCCACATATTCTGCTTCACAGATTATCGGCAGCAAAGTATAGAAGATTGTTGTACTCACGTCACACAGGAACTTAACCACACCCTCTGGCCTGGTGTTGCCCATCAACATGATCTTATAACTGAGCAAGATCTCAAGGGCAACAAAAACCAGGATCTTACAGGAGCCACTGATCACTTTGTCCCACacccttaaacaaaaaaaaaaacatttaaaagatctCAGAAATAATAGCAGGCAAAAACGTCCAACACAAGCGACTATTCTGGGTatctttaaagggacagtgaTTAACTtggctttttattagcaaaaatcaacTAATGCTTTCATAAATACGTATTCTGCCAAAGTCTACCAACAATCGCATCAAAAAGGAAGGCgttctcatagcttagaatgagtagttttataaatacataggtggcgCTGCACCGTGTTgtcagtggaggaggagtacaaaaaagaaattaaccaagcaaagaaaaagaagtttaTAGGCTATGTCGgcgtagctattattaccaggtggagataattcatgagggacTGAGGTTTCAATACGGATGCGGAGgtttgcaggctttctgctggacagcggGTAAGTAAATTCAATGTAACAGTGAggtttattttgtcacatttatgacactcctGTAGTTGCTATTAAAAGCTTAACAgtcgtttgtaattcatttagcggaCCACTAGATGCTAGATAACTTTAAGcataaacatcttttttttccctaaactggtaaaaaataaataaataaataattggacTGATATCTGGTTCTTGAATATTCCTGAATATTCCCATTTCCGGACGTTTCTTGGTTTGCAACTAGACCACTTTGATCGTTTTGTCTAAACCATGCTGGTAGATTCCTGCACCGTCTCATTTCTGCAGCACTCGTGTGTAAACTGACCTCTGCAGGCTGGATTCAGGCAGGCAGCCGGCGAAGCAGCGCTTGAACCACAGGCTGTAAGGCAGCTGAGGCAGCGCGCCGATGCTCCTCAGATGGTTGAGCAGCCGAGGTTCCTCCTGACTCAGATAATGCTCCAGGCTCTTTGGCTGCAAGAGAACGCCGCCGAAAGATAAAAGGAAAACTTAATACCGACGCTACAGAAATCAAACCCTCCTTGTAATTTGTAatcaaatggtaaaaaaaaaaaaaagtgaacaatATTACTACCAGCATGTTGATAAAATTCAAAgactcctttaaataaaaatctgccatCTGCGGCCGGGCTTTATTTTAACGCATCTCAGAAATAATCAGTGGATCatgattcatttttaaaaaacaaccaaagtcATGTTTCAGAGagatatttctaattttgacacagctttaaaactttttttttttttttttttagcatttctttGATCGGCTAATAACACTTACAAGGTGAGGAAGTGAGTCTCCAAACTTGGCGTGGAACTGATTGATGAAACACTTGATCAGCCAATAGCAGTCGACGGGATCGTCTACAATCTCCTCCATGGCTCTGCCGATGGCCAGGAAGTCTTCATTCTCGTCgtcctcaaaataaaaaaggcagaaaCACTTAAAACAAACCTTTAGAGAAGCAGAAATATCCCCTCCCCTAGTTGGAATTTACTATTCATACAATTATCTTTCT
Proteins encoded in this region:
- the tbc1d7 gene encoding TBC1 domain family member 7 isoform X1 gives rise to the protein MQTRGALWVELKRQGDIMADDPQRNFRSAYYEKVGFRGVEEKKSLEILLKDNPLDLEKLSTFSQRFPLPSMYRIHVWKVLLGILPPHSDSHSLVGGYRREQYQDIVEALEVMRYINPSTPATHVYLRMFQLESQVLPRCSETLPPDDENEDFLAIGRAMEEIVDDPVDCYWLIKCFINQFHAKFGDSLPHLPKSLEHYLSQEEPRLLNHLRSIGALPQLPYSLWFKRCFAGCLPESSLQRVWDKVISGSCKILVFVALEILLSYKIMLMGNTRPEGVVKFLCDIPQENTDAIVTKAIDLWQKYCGNPNHAV
- the tbc1d7 gene encoding TBC1 domain family member 7 isoform X2 — translated: MADDPQRNFRSAYYEKVGFRGVEEKKSLEILLKDNPLDLEKLSTFSQRFPLPSMYRIHVWKVLLGILPPHSDSHSLVGGYRREQYQDIVEALEVMRYINPSTPATHVYLRMFQLESQVLPRCSETLPPDDENEDFLAIGRAMEEIVDDPVDCYWLIKCFINQFHAKFGDSLPHLPKSLEHYLSQEEPRLLNHLRSIGALPQLPYSLWFKRCFAGCLPESSLQRVWDKVISGSCKILVFVALEILLSYKIMLMGNTRPEGVVKFLCDIPQENTDAIVTKAIDLWQKYCGNPNHAV